One Benincasa hispida cultivar B227 chromosome 5, ASM972705v1, whole genome shotgun sequence genomic window carries:
- the LOC120077305 gene encoding uncharacterized protein LOC120077305 — MTIGGSLGVGLHLPGIGIGGGISIGGGFGLGSGGADEPPKSVPVPTDDPSIQELGKFAVEEFNIKYNDNLKFQSVYKYEKFVLDPYATNYNLWLTAIDCLKRLLNFKARVAEVKVDGTIQLTLESFDPVDT; from the coding sequence ATGACTATTGGTGGAAGTCTTGGTGTTGGCCTTCATCTTCCTGGTATTGGCATCGGTGGCGGCATTAGCATCGGTGGCGGATTTGGCCTCGGTAGTGGCGGTGCCGACGAACCCCCAAAATCAGTTCCAGTTCCTACAGATGATCCCTCCATTCAAGAACTAGGAAAGTTTGCAGTGGAAGAATTCAACATTAAATATAATGATAATCTCAAATTCCAATCCGTTTATAAATACGAGAAGTTCGTGTTAGATCCATATGCCACAAACTACAATCTCTGGTTAACAGCAATAGACTGTTTGAAACGTCTGCTCAATTTTAAGGCTAGAGTGGCTGAAGTTAAAGTAGATGGGACGATCCAGTTGACACTTGAATCTTTCGACCCAGTCGACACTTGA